The Vescimonas coprocola genome includes a window with the following:
- a CDS encoding FtsW/RodA/SpoVE family cell cycle protein → MLKSVKNTILDIIRQADLLLLALCTVTSLFGVVMIYSATRYQGGLKCVIIQLCGLALGIVLYFVVSMVDLTEISKKWQWLLAFNLGFFLLLKTPLGVSANGNLAWLGVRGIPIQVQPAEVVKLTFILLLARQLVWMKGRGDMKSIPAVGLLAGNLLVTIGLYYAISSDMGSALVYVCIFACMAFAAGVALRWFALGIFGAGAGFYLLWELDKIPPYMKERFQVLVDHSLYPLGAGWQQTRSLMAIGGGRLTGQGLLHGAQTQSTSSVNLPFRHTDFIFAVIGEELGMLGCVLTLALLAAIVIRCIVAARNAKSQLDAYICVGVAGMLVFQIVSNVGMCLFVLPVVGLTLPFISYGGSSVVTLFIAMGMVSGIQKRSLPDRLR, encoded by the coding sequence TGACGTCCCTCTTCGGCGTGGTGATGATCTACAGCGCCACCCGGTATCAGGGGGGACTCAAGTGCGTCATCATCCAGCTGTGCGGCTTGGCGCTGGGCATTGTGCTGTATTTCGTGGTGTCCATGGTGGACCTGACGGAGATCAGCAAAAAGTGGCAGTGGCTGCTGGCCTTTAACCTTGGCTTCTTCCTGCTGCTGAAAACTCCGCTGGGTGTGTCGGCCAACGGCAATCTGGCGTGGCTGGGCGTCCGGGGCATCCCCATTCAGGTGCAGCCGGCAGAGGTGGTGAAGCTGACCTTTATCCTGCTGCTGGCCCGCCAGCTGGTGTGGATGAAGGGCCGGGGCGACATGAAGTCCATCCCCGCTGTGGGTTTGTTGGCGGGGAATCTGCTGGTGACCATCGGCCTTTACTACGCGATCTCCTCCGACATGGGCAGCGCACTGGTGTATGTGTGTATCTTCGCCTGCATGGCCTTTGCCGCCGGGGTAGCCCTCCGGTGGTTCGCTCTGGGCATCTTTGGCGCCGGGGCTGGCTTTTACCTACTGTGGGAGCTGGACAAGATCCCACCCTATATGAAGGAGCGCTTTCAGGTACTGGTGGACCACAGTCTCTATCCGCTGGGGGCCGGATGGCAGCAGACCCGGAGCCTGATGGCCATCGGCGGCGGTCGCCTGACGGGACAAGGGCTGCTCCACGGGGCTCAGACCCAGAGTACCTCCTCCGTGAACCTGCCCTTCCGGCACACGGACTTCATCTTCGCCGTCATCGGGGAGGAGTTGGGGATGCTGGGCTGTGTGCTGACGCTGGCGCTGCTGGCGGCCATCGTTATCCGCTGTATCGTGGCGGCCCGCAACGCCAAGAGCCAGCTGGACGCATACATCTGCGTGGGCGTAGCGGGGATGCTGGTGTTCCAGATCGTCTCCAACGTGGGGATGTGCCTGTTTGTGCTGCCGGTGGTGGGCCTGACGCTGCCCTTCATCAGCTATGGCGGCTCGTCGGTGGTGACGCTGTTCATCGCCATGGGCATGGTCTCCGGCATCCAGAAGCGCTCCCTGCCGGACCGGCTGCGTTAG
- a CDS encoding D-alanine--D-alanine ligase family protein gives MKIVVLAGGLSTERQVALTSGTGVCRALRERGHQAILVDMFLGLESYEGRLEDIFDAPDGLCGDNRVTEEAPDLEAVRRSRKDQGPSLLGKDVLAVCAMADIVFLALHGSCGEDGRIQATLDLLGVPYTGSGYLGSGMAMDKSVTKRFLESEGIRTAPWRDVHYTASDIPRLVEELEVPCAVKIVNGGSSIGVELPDTKEQLREALAKLLTYGDHVVVEKKIKGREIQIAVLGDAYLPAVEIIPRGEYFDYVSKYQKGGAQEICPAPITEEEWHQIGEMALKLHRGLGLSVYSRSDFLLDEEGKAWCLEINTLPGMTPTSLVPQEAAQVGLSYADLCERIVEESLKARGVQRT, from the coding sequence ATGAAGATCGTTGTGTTGGCCGGTGGACTCAGCACGGAGCGTCAGGTGGCTCTGACCTCCGGCACCGGTGTGTGCCGGGCGCTGCGGGAGCGGGGACATCAGGCTATTCTGGTGGATATGTTCCTGGGGCTGGAGAGCTATGAGGGCCGGCTGGAGGATATCTTCGATGCCCCGGACGGCCTGTGCGGCGACAACCGGGTCACGGAGGAGGCTCCGGATCTGGAGGCCGTGCGCCGCAGTCGGAAGGATCAGGGGCCGTCCCTGCTGGGCAAGGACGTGCTGGCGGTGTGCGCCATGGCGGATATCGTGTTTCTGGCGCTCCACGGCTCCTGCGGCGAGGACGGTCGTATTCAGGCCACGCTGGATCTGCTGGGAGTACCCTACACCGGCTCTGGCTATCTGGGCAGTGGCATGGCCATGGACAAATCCGTTACCAAGCGGTTTTTGGAGTCTGAGGGTATTCGCACGGCACCGTGGCGTGACGTCCATTACACGGCCTCCGATATCCCCCGTCTGGTGGAGGAGTTGGAGGTCCCCTGCGCCGTGAAGATCGTCAACGGCGGCAGTTCCATCGGTGTGGAGCTGCCGGATACCAAGGAGCAGCTGCGGGAAGCCCTGGCCAAGCTGCTGACCTACGGCGACCACGTGGTGGTGGAGAAGAAGATCAAGGGCCGTGAGATCCAGATTGCCGTGCTGGGGGACGCCTATCTGCCTGCGGTGGAGATCATCCCCCGTGGCGAATATTTCGACTACGTTTCCAAATATCAGAAGGGCGGTGCTCAGGAGATCTGCCCCGCCCCCATCACGGAGGAGGAGTGGCACCAGATCGGTGAGATGGCGCTGAAGCTCCACCGGGGACTGGGCCTGTCGGTGTATTCCCGCTCCGATTTTTTGCTGGATGAGGAGGGAAAGGCGTGGTGCCTGGAGATCAACACACTGCCGGGCATGACCCCCACCAGTCTGGTTCCGCAGGAGGCGGCGCAGGTGGGTTTGAGCTATGCCGACCTCTGTGAGAGGATCGTGGAGGAGTCTCTGAAGGCGAGAGGAGTGCAGCGGACATGA
- a CDS encoding UDP-N-acetylmuramoyl-tripeptide--D-alanyl-D-alanine ligase, giving the protein MMTCTAKELCAATGGTLVQDGEGFSCVSTDSRRVEQGCLFIPLVGERFDGYTYLTQALENGAAGCLCSRLPEALVPGKFYVQVEDTLRALGQLAGWYREKFPIPVVQITGSAGKTTTKEMIASVLSRHFLTLKTEANYNNEIGTPQTLLRLMPEHQAAVIETGMDHFGQIRYLGEMVRPTVAVITNIGDAHIENLGNTRQGTLRAKSEIFEHLQPGGLAVLNGDDALLAGLELPFETILCGRGENCTVRVTDIVTHGVEGLSCTVTTPCGVYPLHIPSPGDYMIYPASMAVAIGERLGLTAQQIREGVAHYVSTGSRMRRIRLPEERLIIDDCYNANPQAMAAALTILADTDCRRRVAVMGDMGELGRLSSDAHREAGALAARLGLDQVIAIGEKARLMAQGAGNIALHFDTVEQAMPAVQEALTPGTAMLVKASHAMEFHRIVEALTQEA; this is encoded by the coding sequence ATGATGACCTGTACGGCAAAGGAGCTGTGTGCGGCCACCGGCGGCACGCTGGTGCAGGACGGCGAGGGCTTTTCCTGCGTCAGCACCGACAGCCGCAGGGTCGAGCAGGGCTGCCTGTTCATCCCACTGGTGGGTGAGCGCTTTGACGGCTACACCTATCTGACGCAGGCGCTGGAGAACGGCGCTGCGGGCTGCCTGTGCAGCCGCCTGCCGGAGGCGCTGGTGCCGGGGAAGTTCTATGTGCAGGTGGAGGATACCCTCCGGGCGCTGGGACAGCTGGCGGGGTGGTATCGGGAGAAATTCCCCATCCCCGTGGTGCAGATCACCGGCTCCGCCGGAAAGACCACCACCAAGGAGATGATCGCCTCGGTGCTGAGCCGGCATTTCCTTACCCTCAAGACCGAGGCCAACTACAACAACGAGATCGGTACGCCACAGACCCTGCTGCGCCTGATGCCGGAGCATCAGGCGGCGGTCATCGAGACGGGCATGGATCACTTCGGCCAGATCCGCTATCTGGGGGAGATGGTGCGTCCCACGGTGGCGGTCATCACCAACATCGGGGATGCCCACATCGAAAATCTCGGCAACACCCGTCAGGGTACCCTGCGGGCCAAGAGCGAGATCTTCGAGCATCTGCAGCCCGGCGGGCTGGCAGTACTCAACGGCGACGATGCTCTGCTGGCAGGACTGGAGCTGCCCTTCGAGACCATCCTCTGTGGCCGGGGAGAGAACTGCACCGTCCGTGTTACGGACATTGTCACCCACGGAGTGGAGGGCCTCTCCTGCACCGTGACCACGCCCTGCGGCGTTTATCCGCTGCACATTCCGTCACCGGGAGACTACATGATCTATCCGGCGTCCATGGCGGTGGCCATTGGCGAGCGGCTGGGTCTGACGGCACAGCAGATCCGGGAGGGCGTGGCGCATTATGTCTCCACGGGCTCCCGGATGCGGCGCATCCGTCTGCCGGAGGAGCGGCTCATCATCGACGACTGCTATAACGCCAATCCTCAGGCCATGGCGGCGGCGCTGACCATTCTGGCGGACACCGACTGCCGTCGCCGGGTGGCGGTGATGGGAGACATGGGCGAGCTGGGCCGGCTCAGCAGCGACGCCCACCGAGAGGCCGGTGCGCTGGCGGCCCGGCTGGGGCTGGATCAGGTCATCGCCATCGGTGAAAAGGCCCGGCTTATGGCGCAGGGAGCGGGGAATATCGCCCTGCACTTTGACACGGTGGAGCAGGCAATGCCCGCCGTCCAGGAGGCCCTGACCCCCGGCACAGCCATGCTGGTAAAGGCGTCCCATGCCATGGAGTTCCACCGCATCGTGGAGGCCCTTACTCAGGAAGCATAG
- the abc-f gene encoding ribosomal protection-like ABC-F family protein, producing the protein MIDISVNRLVKSFDLEKKILDGITFQIDTGERVGLLGKNGAGKTTLFRILTGELDYDEGQVMVAPDRRVGLISQIPVYPDGYTVEDVLRSAFERMFRMKEEMDRLTEQMAAGDSSSQTLKRYGELTARFEGLGGYDTDTAVNKVANGLSIDTEMRQRLFDQLSGGEKTRVNLGRLILEDTDILLLDEPTNHLDLQATEWLEEYIRTFRGTVVTISHDRYFLDRTVTRIIEVLDGKAEFYSGNYSFYAVEKERRYQERLKQYLKEQAKIQQLEKAAEQMHLWAFMGNDALHKRAFSMEKRIQRMRTTEKPTKAKKMDARFASRQFKGDEVLQVKGVSKAFDGRTLFSDIYLRVEDGERIALIGENGTGKTTLLNMLLGIEPTDSGIFKLGPSIKAAYLPQIIHFDHPERSILDTMLYEKKGMTAQSARNRLAAYQFQGEDVFKPVSVLSGGELSRLRLCMLMDEEINLLILDEPTNHLDIAAREWIEEAVEAFDGTLLFVSHDRYFIQRFATRIWELADGTITDYPMGFAQYRAVKAQEKAPQPVKAQEKKGDTRPPRGNRSQQAARRQLTICETGISKLEAECRRLDEEMAAHACDAGELNRLYQEKQEVEARLEQEMARWEELSLQIEE; encoded by the coding sequence ATGATCGATATCAGCGTGAACCGGCTGGTCAAGTCCTTTGACCTGGAAAAGAAAATATTGGATGGCATCACCTTCCAGATCGACACCGGGGAGCGGGTGGGCCTGCTGGGGAAAAACGGCGCCGGTAAGACCACCTTATTTCGTATCCTCACCGGAGAACTGGACTACGATGAGGGACAGGTAATGGTGGCCCCCGACCGCCGGGTGGGCCTGATCTCCCAGATCCCGGTGTATCCCGACGGATACACCGTGGAGGATGTGCTGCGCTCTGCCTTTGAACGGATGTTCCGGATGAAGGAGGAGATGGACCGCCTTACCGAGCAGATGGCGGCGGGAGACAGCTCTTCCCAGACCCTGAAGCGGTACGGCGAGCTGACGGCCCGGTTCGAGGGGTTGGGCGGCTACGATACGGATACCGCCGTCAACAAGGTGGCCAACGGCCTCTCCATCGATACCGAGATGCGCCAGCGGCTCTTTGACCAACTCTCCGGCGGGGAAAAGACACGGGTGAATTTGGGCCGTCTGATCTTAGAGGACACGGATATCCTGCTGCTGGACGAGCCCACCAACCATCTGGACCTTCAGGCCACGGAGTGGCTGGAGGAATATATCCGCACCTTCCGTGGCACGGTGGTGACCATCTCCCACGACCGGTATTTTCTGGACCGCACCGTTACCCGCATCATCGAGGTGCTGGACGGAAAGGCGGAGTTTTACAGCGGGAATTACAGCTTCTACGCCGTGGAGAAGGAGCGCCGCTACCAGGAGCGCCTGAAGCAGTATCTCAAGGAGCAGGCCAAGATCCAGCAGCTGGAAAAGGCTGCCGAGCAGATGCACCTGTGGGCCTTCATGGGCAATGACGCCCTCCATAAGCGGGCCTTCTCCATGGAAAAGCGCATCCAGCGGATGCGTACTACGGAGAAGCCCACCAAGGCCAAAAAAATGGATGCCCGCTTTGCCAGCCGCCAGTTCAAGGGCGACGAGGTGCTGCAGGTGAAGGGGGTTTCCAAGGCCTTCGACGGACGGACACTGTTCTCCGACATCTATTTGCGGGTGGAGGATGGTGAGCGCATCGCCCTGATCGGCGAAAACGGCACCGGAAAGACGACGCTGCTGAATATGCTGCTGGGGATAGAGCCCACAGACAGCGGCATCTTTAAGCTGGGGCCGTCTATAAAGGCAGCGTACTTGCCACAGATCATTCACTTTGACCACCCGGAGCGCAGCATTTTGGATACTATGCTGTACGAGAAAAAGGGTATGACGGCCCAGAGCGCCCGGAACCGGCTGGCCGCCTACCAGTTTCAGGGGGAGGATGTGTTCAAGCCGGTGTCGGTGCTGTCCGGCGGCGAGCTGAGCCGCCTGCGGCTGTGTATGCTGATGGACGAGGAGATCAACCTCCTCATTCTGGACGAGCCTACCAACCATTTGGACATTGCCGCACGGGAGTGGATCGAAGAGGCGGTGGAGGCCTTTGACGGCACGCTGCTGTTCGTCTCCCACGATCGCTACTTCATCCAGCGGTTTGCCACCCGTATCTGGGAGCTGGCGGACGGCACCATCACTGACTACCCCATGGGCTTTGCCCAGTACCGGGCGGTGAAGGCGCAGGAGAAGGCTCCCCAGCCGGTGAAGGCTCAGGAGAAGAAAGGGGATACCCGTCCGCCACGTGGAAACCGCAGCCAGCAGGCCGCCCGGCGGCAGCTGACCATCTGCGAAACAGGGATCAGCAAGCTGGAGGCGGAGTGCCGCCGGCTGGACGAGGAGATGGCGGCCCACGCCTGCGATGCCGGGGAACTGAATCGGCTCTATCAGGAGAAGCAGGAGGTAGAGGCCCGGCTGGAGCAGGAAATGGCCCGCTGGGAGGAGCTTTCTCTGCAGATTGAGGAGTAA
- a CDS encoding flavodoxin family protein: MSDILCLYYSRSGNTRQTMAEIAEALEAELVEFTDGVDRQGRKGYFRSGLDAMRRSTHPLEKFETAKPLEEYRLVILGSPVWAGRCASPVRGLLKRRGQELSRVAYVLTRGGDKRYEEVYRQMDSYTAQPHLLEASLRPGSVGYVFWRDKFIQDVQRYLAEQT, encoded by the coding sequence ATGAGCGACATTTTGTGTTTATACTATTCCCGCAGCGGCAATACCCGTCAGACTATGGCGGAGATCGCCGAGGCGCTGGAAGCCGAGCTGGTGGAGTTTACCGACGGCGTGGACCGGCAGGGGCGGAAGGGATATTTCCGCTCCGGGCTGGATGCCATGCGGCGCTCCACCCATCCGCTGGAGAAATTCGAGACGGCTAAGCCCTTGGAGGAATACCGACTGGTAATTTTGGGCAGCCCCGTGTGGGCCGGACGGTGTGCCAGCCCCGTGCGTGGGCTGCTGAAGCGCCGGGGGCAGGAGCTGAGTCGGGTGGCCTATGTGCTGACCCGAGGCGGCGATAAGCGGTATGAGGAGGTCTATCGGCAGATGGACAGCTACACCGCCCAGCCCCATCTGCTGGAGGCATCCCTGCGGCCTGGCTCCGTGGGCTATGTGTTCTGGCGGGATAAATTCATTCAGGACGTGCAGCGCTATCTGGCAGAGCAGACGTAA
- the prfA gene encoding peptide chain release factor 1 — MEDRLNQIAERLRQVERELADPAVYSDQQRLKNLSREQKELTPVVETFTALQQMEQAIAEAREMLSDPELRELAQEELTRIKEQRERLAEELKRLLLPRDPNDEKSVVLEIRGGVGGEEGALFAADLLRMYTMYAERRGWQLEIVSQNVTELGGVKEVCATVEGDGAWSRLKFEAGTHRVQRVPETESGGRIQTSAATVAVMPEAEETELSIDPKDLQIDTFRSSGAGGQHVNKTESAIRITHLPTGTVVECQDERSQYKNKDRAMKILRSKLYEAEQARQNAEIAATRRSQVGTGDRSGKIRTYNFPQNRVTDHRLTGDSKNFNLAAVINGDLDALIDALTLADQTRRLQEGYEKGE; from the coding sequence ATGGAAGATCGGCTGAATCAAATTGCGGAGCGGCTGCGGCAGGTGGAGCGTGAGCTGGCCGATCCGGCGGTGTACAGCGACCAGCAGCGGCTGAAGAACCTGAGCAGGGAGCAGAAGGAGCTGACGCCTGTGGTGGAAACCTTTACTGCTTTACAGCAGATGGAGCAAGCCATCGCAGAGGCACGGGAGATGCTGTCGGACCCGGAGCTGAGGGAGCTGGCCCAAGAGGAGCTGACACGGATCAAGGAGCAGCGGGAGCGGCTGGCCGAGGAGCTGAAGCGCCTGCTGCTGCCCAGAGACCCCAACGATGAAAAAAGTGTGGTTCTGGAGATTCGGGGCGGTGTCGGCGGCGAGGAGGGCGCTCTATTTGCGGCGGACCTGCTGCGGATGTACACCATGTACGCCGAGCGCCGGGGCTGGCAGCTGGAGATCGTCAGTCAGAACGTCACGGAGCTGGGCGGCGTGAAGGAGGTCTGTGCCACGGTGGAGGGCGACGGAGCGTGGTCCCGGCTGAAATTCGAGGCCGGTACCCACCGGGTGCAGCGGGTGCCGGAGACGGAATCCGGCGGACGCATCCAGACCTCCGCCGCCACGGTGGCGGTGATGCCGGAGGCGGAGGAGACGGAGCTTTCCATCGACCCCAAGGATCTGCAGATCGACACCTTCCGCTCCAGCGGCGCAGGAGGACAACACGTCAACAAGACAGAGTCCGCCATCCGCATTACGCACCTGCCCACCGGTACGGTGGTGGAGTGTCAGGACGAGCGGAGCCAGTATAAGAACAAGGATCGGGCCATGAAGATCCTGCGAAGCAAGCTCTACGAGGCGGAGCAGGCCCGGCAGAACGCCGAGATCGCTGCCACCCGGCGCAGTCAGGTGGGGACCGGTGACCGCAGCGGCAAGATACGTACCTATAATTTTCCCCAGAACCGTGTGACGGACCACCGCCTCACGGGGGACAGTAAAAATTTCAACCTCGCCGCCGTCATCAACGGCGACTTGGATGCCCTCATCGATGCGCTGACGCTGGCCGATCAGACCCGGCGGCTGCAGGAGGGTTATGAGAAAGGAGAATGA
- a CDS encoding lactate utilization protein codes for MDANTKKRYDKAGPQVVKALEKRHFEAYYVSTAAEAVEKVVELIPKEHTVSWGGTATVDALGIKQRLAQEGIALIDRDTAQTPQERQEMLKKALTCGTFLMSSNAISADGQLVNIDGTGNRVAALCFGPEQVIVVAGMNKVAGDLEGAMRRAREVAAPVNAQRFAGLKTPCSVTGLCADCTGPDSICCQIVTTRICRPAGRIKVVLVGEELGF; via the coding sequence ATGGATGCAAACACGAAGAAGCGATACGACAAGGCTGGTCCGCAGGTGGTGAAGGCGCTGGAAAAGCGCCACTTCGAGGCCTACTACGTCTCCACGGCGGCAGAGGCTGTGGAGAAAGTGGTGGAGCTGATCCCCAAGGAGCACACGGTGTCCTGGGGCGGCACCGCCACGGTGGACGCACTGGGGATCAAGCAGCGGCTGGCGCAAGAGGGCATCGCCCTCATTGACCGGGATACGGCCCAGACGCCGCAGGAGCGGCAGGAGATGCTGAAGAAGGCGCTGACCTGCGGCACCTTCCTGATGAGCAGCAACGCCATCTCCGCCGACGGTCAGTTGGTGAACATTGACGGCACCGGTAACCGTGTGGCAGCTCTGTGTTTCGGACCGGAGCAGGTCATTGTGGTGGCGGGCATGAACAAGGTGGCCGGAGATCTGGAGGGAGCCATGCGCCGGGCCAGAGAGGTCGCCGCTCCCGTCAACGCTCAGCGGTTTGCCGGGCTCAAGACTCCATGTTCCGTCACCGGCCTGTGCGCCGACTGTACGGGGCCTGACAGCATCTGCTGCCAGATCGTCACCACCCGCATCTGTCGCCCGGCAGGCCGCATCAAGGTGGTGCTGGTGGGCGAGGAGCTGGGTTTCTGA
- a CDS encoding L-threonylcarbamoyladenylate synthase produces MKTILFHPETDADAIPQAAAILRRGGLLGIPTETVYGLGADALNETAVRHIFEAKGRPQDNPLIIHVPDASWLERYCREVPETAYRLAERFWPGPLTMILPRRENVPLQTTGGLETVGVRCPDHPVTRAIIEAAGVPVAAPSGNTSGRPSPTTAGHMAEDMDGKIDGIVDGGPCAVGVESTIIDLTVTPPRLLRPGGLPLEALEEVLGTVAVDKAVTGLLKDGEKPRAPGMKYRHYAPKAPVTAVTGDPAHSALVIRGLLREKAGVICFDEFAGYFEGHIVHRLGPFTDKLAQAQRVFDALRTFDGTDVTEIFAQCPDDAGLGLAVGNRLKKAAGFHLIDGDAPVVIGITGGTGSGKTSALQALEALGGTVLDCDAVYHQALREDEALRSRIRDAFGEVFRGTELDRQKLGSLVFSDPQALERLNGIIFDYLPGVLRRRMEGRVLVGLDAINLIESGLGELCCRTVAVLAPGEQRVQRIMQRDHIPEEYARLRIQAQKPDSYYREHCTDVLENQEETPEAFREKAEIFFRDLLRQLHHITEGGHER; encoded by the coding sequence GTGAAAACCATTCTATTCCATCCGGAGACGGATGCAGACGCCATCCCGCAGGCCGCCGCTATCCTGCGGCGGGGCGGGCTGCTGGGCATCCCCACGGAGACGGTATACGGTCTGGGGGCGGACGCCCTCAACGAGACGGCGGTGCGCCATATTTTCGAGGCCAAGGGCCGTCCGCAGGATAATCCCCTCATCATCCATGTGCCGGATGCCTCGTGGCTGGAGCGGTACTGCCGGGAGGTACCGGAGACGGCCTACCGTCTGGCGGAGCGGTTCTGGCCGGGGCCGCTGACCATGATCCTGCCCCGGCGGGAGAACGTACCCCTGCAAACCACCGGCGGGCTTGAGACGGTGGGCGTGCGCTGCCCGGACCATCCGGTGACACGGGCCATCATCGAGGCTGCCGGTGTGCCGGTGGCGGCCCCCAGCGGCAACACCTCCGGACGGCCCAGCCCCACCACGGCAGGCCACATGGCGGAGGATATGGACGGCAAGATCGACGGTATCGTGGACGGCGGGCCGTGTGCGGTGGGGGTGGAGTCCACCATCATCGACCTGACGGTGACGCCGCCCCGGCTGCTGCGCCCCGGCGGACTGCCGTTGGAGGCGCTGGAGGAGGTGCTGGGTACGGTGGCGGTAGATAAGGCCGTCACCGGGCTTCTGAAGGACGGGGAAAAGCCCCGTGCGCCGGGGATGAAGTACCGTCACTACGCTCCCAAGGCGCCGGTGACGGCAGTGACCGGAGACCCGGCCCACAGCGCTCTGGTGATCCGGGGCTTGCTGCGGGAAAAGGCGGGGGTCATCTGCTTTGACGAGTTCGCTGGGTATTTTGAAGGTCATATCGTCCATCGGCTGGGGCCGTTCACGGACAAGCTGGCGCAGGCCCAGCGGGTGTTCGACGCTCTGCGCACCTTCGACGGAACGGACGTGACGGAGATTTTCGCCCAGTGTCCCGATGATGCGGGGCTGGGCTTGGCGGTAGGGAATCGGCTGAAAAAAGCGGCGGGCTTCCACCTCATTGACGGAGATGCCCCAGTGGTCATCGGCATCACCGGCGGCACCGGGTCCGGAAAGACCAGCGCCCTGCAGGCGCTGGAGGCGCTGGGCGGCACGGTATTGGACTGCGACGCCGTGTATCATCAGGCCCTGCGGGAGGACGAAGCCCTGCGCAGCCGCATCCGGGACGCCTTTGGCGAGGTGTTCCGGGGAACGGAGCTGGACCGGCAGAAGCTGGGGAGTCTCGTCTTTTCCGATCCGCAGGCGCTGGAGCGGCTCAACGGCATTATTTTCGACTATCTCCCCGGCGTGCTGCGGAGGAGGATGGAGGGAAGGGTTCTGGTGGGGTTGGATGCCATCAACCTCATAGAGAGCGGCCTGGGGGAGTTGTGCTGCCGGACGGTGGCGGTGCTGGCCCCCGGCGAGCAGCGGGTTCAGCGGATCATGCAGCGGGACCATATCCCGGAGGAGTACGCACGGCTGCGTATTCAGGCCCAGAAGCCGGACAGCTATTATCGTGAGCACTGCACAGATGTGCTGGAAAATCAGGAGGAGACGCCGGAGGCGTTCCGGGAGAAGGCGGAGATTTTTTTCCGGGATCTGCTGCGGCAGCTCCACCATATCACCGAAGGAGGACATGAACGATGA
- a CDS encoding aminopeptidase, giving the protein MTDEMKAKRELLFSGSKNGYDRVDQQTLDAMEAYCRDYKSFLDHSKTERECTAHTVALAEAAGFIPYERGMALQPGDRVYRVNRKKSVMLAVIGRESLSEGAQIVACHIDSPRLDLKPHPIYEDSELAYGKTHYYGGVRKYQWVAIPLQLRGVVALKDGTAVSVVLGEGDEPKFVINDLLPHLGGEQGKKPLNEAIAGETLNILMGSRPLGDSEDSDRVKLRVLDLLHEKYGICEDDLTSAELEVVPAFNATDIGLDGSLIGAYGHDDRVCSYAALKALLELETPTKTAVCMLADKEEIGSMGVTGMQSAFFDTFMEDLCESQGVALRVCYESAFCLSSDVTAAYDPNFAEVYEKRNDAQVNHGLGLCKYTGARGKGGSSDADAETVAYVRRVMDEAGVVWQIGEMGKIDAGGGGTVAQYMANRNITTIDAGVPVLSMHAPFETVGKLDCYMNYLGCKAVYLA; this is encoded by the coding sequence ATGACCGATGAAATGAAGGCCAAGAGAGAGCTGCTGTTTTCCGGCAGCAAGAACGGCTATGACCGGGTGGACCAACAGACGCTGGATGCCATGGAGGCCTATTGCCGGGACTACAAGAGCTTTTTGGACCACAGCAAGACCGAGCGGGAGTGCACGGCCCACACCGTGGCGCTGGCGGAGGCGGCGGGCTTTATCCCCTATGAGCGGGGCATGGCCCTGCAGCCCGGCGACCGGGTGTACCGGGTGAACCGGAAGAAGAGCGTGATGCTGGCCGTGATCGGCCGGGAGAGCCTGTCCGAGGGCGCACAGATCGTGGCCTGCCACATCGACTCTCCCCGTCTGGATCTGAAGCCTCATCCCATTTATGAGGACAGCGAGCTGGCCTACGGCAAGACCCATTACTACGGCGGCGTCCGTAAGTACCAGTGGGTGGCGATCCCCCTGCAGCTGCGGGGTGTGGTAGCCCTGAAGGACGGCACGGCGGTGTCCGTGGTGCTGGGCGAGGGCGACGAGCCCAAGTTCGTCATCAATGATCTGCTGCCTCATCTGGGCGGTGAACAGGGGAAGAAGCCCCTCAACGAGGCCATTGCCGGTGAGACGCTGAATATTCTTATGGGCAGCCGTCCTCTGGGCGACAGCGAGGACAGCGACCGTGTGAAGCTGCGGGTGCTGGATCTGCTCCACGAGAAGTACGGCATCTGCGAGGATGACCTGACATCCGCCGAGCTGGAGGTGGTCCCGGCCTTTAATGCCACGGATATCGGTCTGGACGGCAGCCTCATCGGCGCCTACGGCCACGATGACCGGGTGTGCAGCTATGCGGCCCTGAAGGCTCTGCTGGAGCTGGAGACCCCCACCAAGACCGCCGTTTGTATGCTGGCGGACAAGGAGGAGATCGGCTCTATGGGCGTCACCGGTATGCAGTCCGCCTTCTTCGATACCTTTATGGAGGATCTGTGCGAGAGTCAGGGCGTTGCCCTGCGGGTGTGCTATGAGAGCGCCTTCTGCCTGTCCTCCGACGTGACGGCGGCCTATGACCCCAATTTCGCTGAGGTGTATGAGAAGCGCAACGACGCTCAGGTGAACCACGGTCTGGGGCTGTGCAAGTACACGGGCGCCCGTGGCAAGGGCGGCTCCTCCGATGCCGACGCCGAGACGGTGGCCTATGTCCGCCGGGTGATGGACGAGGCTGGCGTGGTGTGGCAGATCGGTGAGATGGGCAAGATCGACGCCGGCGGCGGCGGTACGGTGGCCCAGTACATGGCCAACCGCAACATCACCACCATTGATGCCGGTGTGCCGGTGCTGAGTATGCACGCTCCCTTCGAGACGGTGGGCAAGCTGGATTGCTACATGAACTATCTGGGCTGCAAGGCCGTCTATCTGGCGTAA